The proteins below come from a single Holdemania massiliensis genomic window:
- a CDS encoding gluconate 5-dehydrogenase encodes MENFMNSFSLQGKVALITGASYGIGFNIARGFAAAGATIVFNDINQELVDKGLAAYQEEGITAHGYVCDVTDEAAVNELVKKIEAEVGIIDILVNNAGIIKRVPMLEMAAADFRKVIDIDLNGPFIVSKAVIPGMIKKGHGKIINICSMMSELGRETVSAYAAAKGGLKMLTKNIASEYGEYNIQCNGIGPGYIETPQTAPLRVDGHPFNSFIISKTPAARWGKPEDLMGPAVFLASDASDFVNGHILYVDGGILAYIGKQPQ; translated from the coding sequence ATGGAAAATTTTATGAACAGTTTTTCTCTGCAGGGCAAGGTTGCTCTGATCACCGGCGCTTCTTACGGCATCGGCTTCAATATCGCCCGCGGCTTTGCGGCTGCCGGCGCAACAATCGTCTTTAACGATATCAATCAGGAATTAGTAGACAAGGGCCTGGCTGCTTATCAGGAAGAAGGCATCACCGCTCATGGCTATGTCTGCGACGTTACCGATGAAGCGGCTGTCAATGAGCTGGTTAAGAAGATTGAAGCAGAAGTCGGCATCATTGACATTCTGGTCAACAATGCCGGTATTATCAAGCGTGTTCCAATGCTGGAAATGGCGGCTGCGGATTTCCGCAAGGTCATCGACATTGATTTAAACGGTCCGTTCATCGTATCAAAAGCAGTCATTCCGGGAATGATTAAGAAAGGTCATGGCAAGATCATCAACATCTGTTCGATGATGAGCGAGCTGGGCCGCGAAACGGTTTCTGCATATGCTGCAGCGAAGGGCGGCTTAAAAATGCTGACGAAGAACATCGCTTCGGAATACGGCGAATACAACATCCAGTGCAACGGCATCGGCCCGGGCTACATTGAAACACCGCAGACAGCTCCGCTGCGCGTTGACGGCCATCCGTTCAACAGCTTCATCATCTCGAAAACACCGGCTGCACGTTGGGGCAAGCCGGAAGATCTGATGGGACCTGCTGTCTTCCTGGCTTCGGATGCTTCGGATTTCGTCAACGGTCATATCTTGTATGTTGACGGCGGTATCCTGGCTTACATCGGCAAGCAGCCGCAGTAA
- the kduI gene encoding 5-dehydro-4-deoxy-D-glucuronate isomerase, with protein sequence MDIRYSANQRDFKRYTTDEIRDEFLITDLFAADEVTAVYSHVDRMVTLGCMPVNETVSIDKGIDCWKNFGTHYFLERREIGIFNIGEPGTITADGVTYKMGHEDCLYITMGTKEVTFASDDAAHPAKFYMVSAPAHKPCKTTFISIQDANKRPMGDLKTSNARTINQFIHPDVLETCQLSMGLTRLEEGSVWNTMPAHTHERRMEVYFYFDIPQENVVFHMMGEGKETRHIVMQNEQAVISPSWSIHSGCGTSNYAFIWAMGGENKAFDDMDNIETTQLR encoded by the coding sequence ATGGATATTCGTTATTCTGCTAACCAGCGGGACTTCAAGCGTTATACCACGGATGAAATTCGGGATGAGTTTCTGATTACGGATCTGTTTGCAGCCGATGAAGTCACGGCGGTTTATTCGCATGTTGATCGGATGGTAACCTTGGGCTGCATGCCGGTCAATGAAACAGTTTCGATTGATAAGGGCATTGACTGCTGGAAAAACTTCGGCACGCATTATTTCCTGGAACGCCGGGAAATCGGAATCTTCAACATCGGTGAACCAGGCACAATCACAGCCGACGGCGTCACATACAAAATGGGGCATGAAGACTGCCTGTATATCACGATGGGAACAAAAGAGGTCACTTTTGCCAGTGATGATGCCGCTCATCCGGCCAAATTCTATATGGTCAGCGCCCCGGCGCATAAGCCATGCAAGACAACCTTCATTTCAATCCAGGATGCAAACAAACGTCCGATGGGCGATCTGAAAACTTCCAATGCCAGAACAATTAATCAGTTTATTCATCCGGATGTGCTGGAAACCTGCCAGCTGTCGATGGGTCTGACTCGTCTGGAAGAAGGCAGTGTTTGGAACACAATGCCGGCACATACGCATGAGCGCCGGATGGAAGTTTATTTCTATTTCGATATTCCGCAGGAAAATGTCGTCTTCCACATGATGGGCGAAGGCAAGGAAACCCGGCATATCGTCATGCAGAACGAACAGGCAGTCATTTCTCCGTCCTGGAGTATCCACAGCGGCTGCGGTACAAGCAACTATGCATTCATCTGGGCTATGGGCGGCGAAAACAAGGCTTTTGATGATATGGACAACATCGAAACAACGCAGCTGCGCTGA
- a CDS encoding helix-turn-helix transcriptional regulator: MADKKVSILSLLQILKTESDAQHPLSASAILEKMSRQDQCTIDRRTLYANIQMLVDFGYDISTYQENGQGYYLNERDFEESEIMLLCSAVHASNFIPRYHSNALIKKLLMTQSKYVGQKYHQRIYVDNLRKKDNQDFFLSLQILLEAIEEKRTVTFDYVQYNEKLQLVPRRDHPYVVQPVYLVYENEKTYLVARHEKYQNLSHYRVDKIRNIQKGERYEMRLEQIDDPYEYAKTKIHMFGGEVLDFMLLCHKRILDDIVDQFGKEISIVIKDEQHFITRVKGSREGIIYLAMQYAKYLEILEPAEVRDEIKMIFRDVLARYEKDEKK; the protein is encoded by the coding sequence ATGGCAGATAAAAAAGTAAGCATCCTGAGTCTTTTACAAATATTAAAGACAGAAAGCGACGCGCAGCATCCCTTAAGTGCCTCAGCGATTTTGGAGAAAATGTCACGGCAGGATCAATGCACGATTGATCGACGGACACTGTATGCCAACATTCAAATGTTAGTTGATTTTGGTTATGATATCAGTACCTATCAGGAAAACGGTCAGGGATATTATCTGAATGAACGCGATTTTGAAGAATCAGAAATTATGCTTTTGTGTTCTGCCGTTCATGCATCAAATTTTATTCCGCGCTATCATTCCAATGCTTTGATTAAAAAACTTCTGATGACGCAGAGTAAATATGTTGGGCAGAAATATCATCAAAGAATTTATGTTGATAATCTGCGCAAAAAAGACAATCAAGATTTCTTTTTAAGCCTGCAGATTTTATTGGAAGCGATTGAGGAAAAACGTACGGTTACCTTTGATTATGTTCAGTATAATGAGAAACTGCAGTTAGTACCCCGCCGTGATCATCCGTATGTCGTACAGCCGGTTTATCTGGTTTATGAGAATGAGAAAACTTATTTGGTTGCACGTCATGAAAAATATCAGAATCTCAGTCACTACCGTGTGGATAAAATCCGGAATATCCAAAAAGGCGAACGATATGAAATGCGGTTGGAACAGATCGATGATCCGTATGAATATGCCAAAACTAAAATCCACATGTTCGGCGGGGAAGTTCTGGATTTCATGCTGCTGTGCCATAAGCGCATCTTAGACGATATTGTTGATCAGTTTGGCAAGGAAATCAGCATTGTCATAAAAGATGAGCAACACTTTATCACGCGGGTGAAAGGCAGCCGGGAAGGGATTATTTATCTGGCAATGCAGTATGCGAAGTATTTGGAAATTCTGGAACCAGCTGAAGTCCGGGATGAAATCAAGATGATTTTCAGGGATGTTTTAGCCCGATATGAAAAAGATGAGAAAAAATAG